One window from the genome of Clarias gariepinus isolate MV-2021 ecotype Netherlands chromosome 15, CGAR_prim_01v2, whole genome shotgun sequence encodes:
- the vmac gene encoding vimentin-type intermediate filament-associated coiled-coil protein gives MSSPSPVQIREANAHLAALHRRVADLEQKLEAAGNTLREQAESLIRKDEQLRAATQEITESKDREISYLHEKLCQSEESIQKLQHIVKDKDSLIGQLQHRCQLLDNICKSRPLLDSMLAQMAEVERMGPVIDLVNATADTSLTDGESNCSPCGLSNHKDFSLSEDDMDDPELEGVMFGTTV, from the exons ATGTCGTCTCCATCACCGGTACAGATAAGAGAGGCAAACGCACATCTGGCTGCCCTGCACAGGCGGGTCGCAGATCTGGAGCAGAAACTGGAGGCAGCCGGGAACACACTGCGGGAGCAGGCAGAGAGTCTCATCCGGAAAGACGAGCAGCTCAGGGCAGCGACACAGGAAATAACCGAGAGCAAGGACAG GGAGATTTCCTACCTCCATGAGAAGCTTTGCCAGTCAGAGGAATCTATTCAGAAACTTCAGCACATAGTGAAGGATAAAGATTCCCTCATTGGGCAGTTGCAGCATCGCTGCCAGCTGTTGGACAACATTTGCAAAAGCCGTCCTCTGTTAGACAGCATGCTGGCTCAGATGGCTGAGGTGGAGAGAATGGGTCCTGTTATTGACTTAGTGAATGCCACAGCGGACACTTCGCTCACGGATGGAGAGTCTAACTGCAGCCCATGTGGCCTGTCCAACCACAAAGACTTTTCTCTCAGCGAAGATGACATGGACGATCCGGAGCTAGAGGGCGTAATGTTCGGAACGACAGTATGA